Within the Candidatus Zixiibacteriota bacterium genome, the region GGGCCATTCGGTCCACCGGCAGGTAACCCTGTTCCCACAGTATGTGGGCCGACGCCAGGGTGGCATGACCGCACAGGTCCACCTCGGCTTCAGGCGTAAACCACCTGAGATTATAACCGTCGTCGGTCGGATACAAAAACGCGGTTTCCGAAAGGTTCATCTCAGAGGCCACCGCTTTCATCCATTCCACGGGCGCAGCGTCATCCATGACACACACACCCGCAGGATTTCCCGAGAACGGCTCGCTGGTAAAAGAATCAACCTGATATATTTTTTGACGCATTTAATTCTGACCCTTTCAATACATCCGTATAAACAAGACGCTCCAGGCGGCACCATGCTTAATTACGAGACGGCCCGCAGTTTGTTGCGACACGGCAATAAGCGCATTGCTGAAGAAAAATAAAAAGCCCCGCTATCCGGGGCTTTAGTTCATCTTATCAAAGCAGTGGCTATCAGGCAAACGCCTTCAGGGCTTCCTTGCGACTGTCATAGTGCTCGAACACGGAGATTAGTCTCGTGATAGTGAGAATGGACTCAATCTTGGTTATGTTGGCCAGAACCAGCCTGCCACCGGCGTTCTTGACTGTAGTCAGGGCCGAGATCAGCATCCCCAGACCGACGGAATTCATCCAGTCAACCCTGGACAAATCGACCACGATGTTCTTTTTGTTCTGCTGGATGTATTCATGAATCTTGCCGTGGAAAAGAGTCGTTTCCTCACCTCCCATTATCTTGCCGGAAACATCAATGACAACAACATTACCCTCTAAAAAGTCTTCAAACTTCATACAATTTTCCCTCTAACCTTTCTTAAATGTTTTGATTTCCTGTTCGGAGCAACCGTGACTCTCGCGGGTTGTATTCAGTTTTCTCGTTCTGACATTGAAAGTCACAA harbors:
- a CDS encoding STAS domain-containing protein — encoded protein: MKFEDFLEGNVVVIDVSGKIMGGEETTLFHGKIHEYIQQNKKNIVVDLSRVDWMNSVGLGMLISALTTVKNAGGRLVLANITKIESILTITRLISVFEHYDSRKEALKAFA